The following coding sequences lie in one Glycine soja cultivar W05 chromosome 16, ASM419377v2, whole genome shotgun sequence genomic window:
- the LOC114389768 gene encoding uncharacterized protein LOC114389768, with protein MDIVEQENQSLREEVATLREGMDRLTTMMSALLSAQNSQAAAAAVEQPVVSTTPLSTVTSPPLFLPPGCTWGMPPPVCGSPQPAVSEVPPPFAQQSAPVPQPSTSFPQAAMTYSAPLIHTIQQEVEPIFQAENVVAFDKMEELQERFDGMQREVEALRGRDLFGKDACELCLVPNVTIPHKFKVPDFEKYKGNSCPRSHLVMYARKMSMYTDNHKLLIHFFQDSLTGAALKWYMNLDSASIRTFNDLGEAFIRQYKYNLDMAPDRDQLRAMTQKEKETFKEYAQRWREVAAQIVPPLEEREMTKIFLKTLSQFYYEKMVASAPTDFTEMVNMGVRLEEGVREGRLTGESVPAASNAKKFGGH; from the coding sequence ATGGATATAGTTGAACAAGAAAATCAGAGTCTCAGGGAGGAGGTTGCCACTTTACGAGAGGGAATGGATAGGTTGACGACTATGATGAGTGCACTCCTGTCCGCCCAGAACTCTCAAGCTGCCGCCGCTGCTGTAGAGCAGCCTGTGGTGAGCACAACCCCGCTATCTACAGTGACTTCTCCACCCCTCTTTTTGCCTCCAGGTTGTACATGGGGAATGCCACCTCCAGTCTGTGGAAGCCCCCAGCCCGCTGTATCTGAAGTTCCACCTCCTTTTGCTCAGCAGTCAGCACCAGTTCCGCAACCCAGTACCTCTTTCCCTCAAGCTGCAATGACTTATTCAGCTCCACTGATTCACACTATTCAACAAGAGGTTGAACCAATTTTCCAAGCTGAAAATGTTGTAGCCTTCGACAAGATGGAAGAACTCCAAGAAAGATTTGATGGTATGCAAAGGGAAGTCGAAGCCCTCCGAGGAAGAGATCTGTTCGGGAAGGACGCCTGTGAATTATGCTTGGTCCCAAATGTTACTATCCCAcacaagttcaaggtgccagacttcGAGAAGTATAAAGGGAACTCTTGTCCCCGCAGTCACTTGGTGATGTACGCGCGGAAAATGTCCATGTATACTGACAATCATAAGCTGCTTATTCATTTCTTTCAGGACAGCCTAACTGGGGCCGCTCTGAAGTGGTATATGAATTTGGACAGTGCGAGCATTCGTACTTTCAATGACCTGGGTGAAGCGTTCATCCGGCAGTATAAGTACAATTTGGACATGGCCCCAGATCGTGATCAGCTCCGTGCGATGAcacaaaaagagaaggaaacgtTCAAGGAGTATGCCCAACGTTGGAGGGAAGTGGCTGCCCAGATTGTCCCGCCGTTGGAAGAAAGGGAAAtgaccaaaatatttttgaagacCCTGAGCCAGTTTTATTACGAGAAAATGGTTGCAAGTGCACCAACAGACTTCACCGAAATGGTCAACATGGGGGTGCGATTAGAGGAAGGTGTCCGAGAGGGACGTTTGACTGGGGAAAGTGTCCCTGCTGCAAGCAATGCCAAGAAGTTTGGAGGCCAC
- the LOC114389767 gene encoding uncharacterized protein LOC114389767 → MDIPLRSTRKYLFKKTDLLRLRELASLVSDPVDFQAHHGKLLRILRVDVEEGCLETLVQFYDPLYHCFTFPDYQLVPTLEEYSYLVGLPVPDKIPFHGFEPTPKPSDIAAALHLKTSIIQANLTSKGGLQGLPTHFLYQQASIFAEAASILAFHSILALLIYGLLFFPNVDNFIDINAIKIFLTKNPVPTLLADTYHSIHDRTQAGRGTISCCAPLLYQWFTFHLPQSRAFKINDDKLSWPRRIMTLDPSDIVWYQAASDVGEIIVSCGEYPNVPLLGMRGGISYNPLLARRQFGYPIKTKPNNLALTNEFYLNHGDHSNKRERFAQAWSAIRRLNRSQLGKKSDYVHESYTQWIIDRTKSFGLPYRLPRYLSSTIPPSSLPIPFDTKEEFHEQLTKERQEKETWKRRCQELEQENETLKGKIAQQSRELFIQNQRMIEKDDLLRRKDVLLHQDARRKRKFMDLFSRAHSDSEDPSTPGV, encoded by the coding sequence ATGGACATCCCACTGAGAAGCACTAGGAAGTACCTTTTCAAAAAAACAGACCTGTTGAGATTAAGGGAGCTAGCATCTTTAGTAAGTGATCCAGTTGATTTTCAAGCTCATCATGGGAAGTTGCTCAGAATTCTTAGAGTAGATGTTGAGGAAGGATGCCTAGAGACCCTGGTTCAGTTCTATGACCCGCTCTACCATTGCTTCACATTTCCCGATTACCAGCTTGTCCCCACACTTGAAGAGTACTCCTACCTAGTAGGTTTACCTGTGCCAGACAAGATACCTTTCCATGGTTTTGAGCCTACCCCTAAACCCTCCGACATCGCAGCCGCCCTCCATCTTAAAACCTCCATCATCCAAGCAAACCTTACCTCTAAAGGAGGCCTCCAAGGTCTTCCCACCCACTTCCTCTACCAACAAGCCTCCATATTTGCTGAAGCAGCTAGTATACTTGCCTTCCATTCTATCCTAGCCCTCCTTATATATGGCCTTTTATTCTTCCCAAATGTTGACAACTTCATCGATATCAATGCCATTAAAATCTTTCTTACAAAGAACCCCGTACCCACTCTACTCGCCGATACCTACCATTCTATCCATGACCGTACCCAGGCTGGCCGGGGAACCATTTCTTGTTGTGCACCTTTACTCTATCAATGGTTTACCTTCCACTTACCTCAATCCCGTGCCTTCAAGATCAATGATGACAAGCTTTCCTGGCCTCGCCGAATCATGACTCTTGACCCATCTGACATTGTTTGGTACCAAGCAGCTAGTGATGTTGGAGAGATTATTGTGAGTTGTGGTGAATATCCCAACGTACCTCTTTTGGGTATGCGTGGCGGAATTAGCTACAACCCACTCCTCGCTCGACGACAATTTGGGTACCCGATAAAGACAAAACCGAACAACCTTGCCTTGACTAATGAATTCTATCTTAACCATGGTGATCACTCGAACAAAAGGGAAAGATTCGCACAAGCTTGGAGCGCTATCCGCAGACTCAACAGAAGTCAGTTGGGAAAGAAATCAGACTATGTGCACGAATCTTATACCCAGTGGATTATTGATAGGACCAAGAGCTTTGGCCTACCCTACCGCTTACCTAGATACCTATCGTCCACCATCCCACCATCATCCTTGCCTATCCCCTTTGACACTAAGGAGGAGTTTCATGAACAATTAACCAAAGAAAggcaagaaaaagaaacttgGAAGAGGAGATGCCAGGAGCTAGAGCAAGAGAATGAGACTTTGAAAGGGAAGATAGCCCAACAGAGCCGTGAGCTTTTTATCCAGAACCAGAGGATGATTGAGAAGGACGACTTGCTTCGTCGGAAAGACGTTTTGCTCCACCAAGATGCTAGAAGGAAGAGGAAGTTTATGGACTTGTTCTCCCGTGCACATTCAGATTCCGAGGACCCATCTACTCCGGGAGTTTGA